In the genome of Mytilus edulis chromosome 3, xbMytEdul2.2, whole genome shotgun sequence, one region contains:
- the LOC139516630 gene encoding metallo-beta-lactamase domain-containing protein 1-like → MYEVIVLKEGYCVSDGPGLMKAAGTITLLKGPQNIMVDTGNPWDRQLILDGLEKHGLKPEQISFVVCSHGHVDHVGNNNLFTNAVHIVCYDVCVGEQYMLHQFDKGIPYEIDDFVEVVPTPGHTGKDVSVIVRETEKGTVAITGDLFECFEDLREPSIWQDNSENPEDQEANRIGILQIADYIIPGHGPMFKVPESYKTQMQVVFYEEFTAITPTGIISETSEYIVCDDVV, encoded by the exons ATGTATGAAGTGATAGTGTTAAAGGAAGGATATTGTGTTTCCGATGGACCAG GTTTGATGAAAGCTGCAGGCACAATAACCTTGCTGAAAGGTCCACAGAATATAATGGTGGATACAGGAAATCCATGGGACAGACAGTTAATACTTGATG GATTAGAAAAGCATGGTTTGAAACCAGAACAGATTAGTTTTGTAGTGTGTAGTCATGGCCATGTAGACCATGTTGGTAACAACAATCTGTTTACTAATGCAGTACACATAGTGTGTTATGATGTATGTGTCGGAGAACAGTACATGTTACATCAATTTGACAAG GGTATTCCCTATGAAATAGATGACTTTGTAGAAGTAGTACCAACACCTGGACACACCGGAAAAGATGTCTCAGTTATCGTTAGGGAAACAGAAAAAGGCACTGTTGCTATAACAG GAGATTTATTTGAATGCTTTGAAGATCTTCGTGAGCCAAGTATATGGCAAGACAATAGTGAAAACCCAGAAGATCAGGAAGCAAATCGTATTGGCATATTACAAATTGCAGACTATATCATACCTGGTCATGGACCAATGTTTAAGGTCCCAGAAAGTTACAAGACTCAGATGCAAGTGGTCTTTTATGAAGAGTTTACTGCTATAACGCCTACTGGTATAATTTCTGAGACATCAGAATACATTGTGTGTGATGATGTGGTTTAA
- the LOC139516632 gene encoding vitelline membrane outer layer protein 1-like, protein MTVTQFFLILSLVVYCESLLITHDSPRNVVKVLQIDNGDDWGTWNPPQYCADGHFAMGYNMKIEVPQGSGDDTALNSILLKCGSAAGQYGGYIVSGQGTWGGWVGETLCENTETQKFLTSFALQVENRQGGSDDTAANFAKFKCRDLDVEPEYDLAHPPGHGEWGSYGAWSQSCPLSSAICGIQTRVESPQGSGDDTALNDVKFYCCSV, encoded by the exons ATGACAGTTACACAGTTTTTCCTTATTTTAAGCTTAGTAGTTTATTGTGAATCTCTTTTGATTACACATGATTCTCCTCGCAATGTGGTGAAAGTTTTACAAATTGACAATGGTGATGACTGGGGCACTTGGAACCCTCCTCAATATTGTGCTGACGGGCATTTTGCAATGGGATACAATATGAAG ATTGAAGTTCCTCAAGGTAGCGGCGACGATACTGCACTAAACAGCATTCTGCTTAAATGTGGATCAGCAGCTGGTCAATATGGTGGATATATCGTTTCCGGTCAAGGTACATGGGGAGGATGGGTAGGAGAAACATTATGTGAAAACACAGAAACTCAAAAGTTCTTGACATCATTTGCTCTACAAGTAGAAAATAGACAG GGAGGTAGCGATGACACAGCAGCAAATTTCGCAAAATTCAAATGCCGAGATTTAGATGTAGAGCCTGAGTATGACCTTGCACATCCCCCAGGACATGGCGAATGGGGATCCTATGGGGCATGGAGTCAAAGTTGTCCTCTTAGTTCAGCTATTTGTGGTATTCAAACTAGAGTAGAATCTCCACAAGGTTCCGGAGACGATACAGCGCTAAATGACGTCAAATTTTATTGTTGTTCTGTATAA
- the LOC139516631 gene encoding vitelline membrane outer layer protein 1-like isoform X1 has product MEILYSFILCYVFHSSYAFLNLPDVPRQHIKTIGVSNGGWWGDWHPPHFCADGFFATGYNMKIEGNQHGHDDTSLNAILLRCMGFDNHYGGTIESGEGSYGDWIGWTDCEKFGVHKNQTYLTSFSLQVEGDQGGGDDTAANYIKFKCRDFDDDRDESELAHPPGHGLFGGYGGWSESCPTHSAICGIQTRIEGPQGGGIHGDDTSLNNVKFFCCDK; this is encoded by the exons ATGGAGATATTATATTCATTCATTCTATGCTATGTTTTTCATAGCAGCTATGCCTTTCTTAATTTACCAGATGTTCCTCGACAGCATATTAAAACCATTGGAGTTTCAAATGGTGGATGGTGGGGTGACTGGCATCCCCCTCATTTTTGCGCTGATGGATTTTTCGCAACTGGATACAATATGAAG ATTGAAGGTAATCAACATGGTCATGATGACACATCTTTAAATGCCATACTGTTGAGGTGTATGGGTTTCGATAATCACTATGGCGGAACTATTGAATCCGGTGAAGGTAGTTACGGAGATTGGATAGGATGGACAGATTGTGAGAAGTTTGGTGTGCATAAAAATCAGACATATTTGACATCATTTTCTCTTCAAGTCGAAGGAGATCAG GGCGGTGGAGATGACACGGCAGCGAACTATATCAAGTTCAAATGTCGTGACTTCGACGATGACAGAGATGAGTCTGAATTAGCTCATCCACCTGGACACGGCTTGTTTGGAGGATATGGTGGATGGAGTGAAAGCTGTCCAACACATTCTGCAATATGTGGGATACAAACCAGGATTGAGGGACCACAAGGCGGTGGTATACATGGTGATGATACGTCTTTGAATAATGTCAAATTCTTTTGTTGTGATAAATAA
- the LOC139516631 gene encoding vitelline membrane outer layer protein 1-like isoform X2, producing MKIEGNQHGHDDTSLNAILLRCMGFDNHYGGTIESGEGSYGDWIGWTDCEKFGVHKNQTYLTSFSLQVEGDQGGGDDTAANYIKFKCRDFDDDRDESELAHPPGHGLFGGYGGWSESCPTHSAICGIQTRIEGPQGGGIHGDDTSLNNVKFFCCDK from the exons ATGAAG ATTGAAGGTAATCAACATGGTCATGATGACACATCTTTAAATGCCATACTGTTGAGGTGTATGGGTTTCGATAATCACTATGGCGGAACTATTGAATCCGGTGAAGGTAGTTACGGAGATTGGATAGGATGGACAGATTGTGAGAAGTTTGGTGTGCATAAAAATCAGACATATTTGACATCATTTTCTCTTCAAGTCGAAGGAGATCAG GGCGGTGGAGATGACACGGCAGCGAACTATATCAAGTTCAAATGTCGTGACTTCGACGATGACAGAGATGAGTCTGAATTAGCTCATCCACCTGGACACGGCTTGTTTGGAGGATATGGTGGATGGAGTGAAAGCTGTCCAACACATTCTGCAATATGTGGGATACAAACCAGGATTGAGGGACCACAAGGCGGTGGTATACATGGTGATGATACGTCTTTGAATAATGTCAAATTCTTTTGTTGTGATAAATAA